In uncultured Bacteroides sp., the following proteins share a genomic window:
- a CDS encoding DUF4831 family protein: protein MKKSIALLSILLSVNTFAQTEVSPYGGKNQEFGVTYALPKSVIEIEVETVKSTYTPGEFCKYADRYLRLTNISDAKEEHWELTSAKAKSLGIPDPAKTYFVKLKDKTLAPLMELTEDGVIKSINLPLSPKAVPAAVVPVTKKIKPNPRDFMTEEILMAGSSAKMAELVAKEIYKVRESKSSLLRGEVESMPKDGASLKLVLEKLDEQEQAMTELFSGSVEKEVKTYKFSIAPTQDITKAIAFRFSKKLGVLGANDLAGSPVYYTLTNLKTVPEQMPVTGKPKKIEGIVYNVPGKAHFSVFTSQNSLFEDDFMITQFGNTDTLTESLFEKKSVVKVTFNPTTGGVLKIDRESTK, encoded by the coding sequence TTGGCGTTACATACGCACTCCCTAAAAGTGTAATTGAAATAGAAGTAGAAACTGTAAAATCCACTTATACACCTGGCGAATTTTGCAAATATGCCGATCGCTATCTCAGATTGACAAATATTTCAGATGCGAAAGAAGAGCACTGGGAACTGACCAGCGCTAAAGCCAAAAGCCTCGGTATTCCCGATCCGGCTAAAACTTATTTCGTGAAGCTGAAAGATAAAACGCTGGCTCCGCTTATGGAACTTACGGAAGATGGAGTAATTAAGTCTATCAATCTTCCGCTCTCTCCCAAAGCAGTGCCTGCTGCTGTGGTGCCAGTTACAAAAAAGATTAAGCCTAATCCGCGTGATTTCATGACTGAAGAGATTCTTATGGCAGGTTCCAGCGCAAAGATGGCAGAACTTGTAGCAAAGGAGATCTATAAGGTAAGAGAAAGTAAAAGTTCTCTCTTAAGAGGTGAGGTTGAAAGTATGCCTAAAGATGGTGCATCACTTAAACTGGTATTAGAGAAACTGGACGAGCAGGAACAGGCCATGACAGAGTTATTCTCGGGAAGTGTGGAAAAAGAGGTTAAGACTTATAAGTTCTCCATTGCTCCTACTCAGGATATAACTAAAGCAATTGCCTTCCGTTTCTCAAAGAAACTGGGAGTTCTTGGAGCAAATGATTTGGCTGGCTCACCGGTATATTACACTCTCACTAATTTAAAAACTGTGCCCGAGCAGATGCCGGTAACCGGAAAACCTAAAAAGATTGAAGGTATTGTATACAACGTGCCGGGAAAAGCTCATTTTTCAGTATTTACCTCACAAAACTCTTTGTTTGAAGACGATTTTATGATCACTCAGTTTGGTAATACTGATACATTGACCGAGAGTCTTTTCGAAAAGAAATCGGTTGTAAAGGTTACATTTAATCCTACTACAGGAGGGGTTCTTAAGATAGATCGGGAATCAACCAAATAA
- a CDS encoding DUF4434 domain-containing protein: MIIDNSISQFSKKSLFKHLISISTLLIVCLISVSAISCSSPNDEKTDPSVNDSINIPDSKKAIIDGTFIPYYLIADWDDNRWALELTNLKKLGMHYLILSPTVVTDKNNVTRTIYPSDYAQSYYTKDVVENCLRNASKFGFKVFIGLNSNEKWWSWWSDNTEDWLFKQMEFGNKIAKELVDKYKSRYPDTLYGWYWDWEIDNLNYTTYNRQLSLINALNINIDYLNNLTPQMPVMLSPFMNYKVGDNAFNYRKMWEKVFAGVHFRKGDIFCPQDCMGAGGLTTDNAGEWFKQLAEAVKTKPGLLFWSNAENFDQRFWTSATLDRFINQLQIVKPYVSNYVSFTYSYYYSPYKVNKYFDEAYSFYVENGFLPFIPSPAPVEDFAIKVDESNKINLSWNAPYDKENIVGFQIFRNDVLIANYQYTISQYCQTSYTENEKLSAGVYKYSVCSYNSINKYSSKCSVECTVN, translated from the coding sequence ATGATTATAGATAATAGCATATCACAATTTAGTAAAAAGAGTTTGTTCAAGCATTTAATAAGTATAAGTACTTTATTAATTGTTTGTTTAATTAGTGTGTCTGCTATTTCTTGTTCATCCCCGAATGATGAAAAGACAGATCCTTCTGTTAACGATTCAATAAACATTCCTGATTCAAAAAAAGCAATCATTGATGGAACATTTATTCCTTATTACTTGATTGCGGATTGGGATGATAATCGTTGGGCACTCGAACTAACTAATCTTAAAAAGCTTGGTATGCATTATCTGATTCTTTCACCAACTGTTGTTACAGATAAGAATAATGTAACGCGAACTATTTACCCAAGCGACTATGCTCAGTCTTATTACACAAAAGATGTAGTGGAAAACTGCCTTAGAAATGCATCGAAATTTGGCTTTAAAGTTTTCATAGGTTTAAATTCAAATGAAAAATGGTGGTCGTGGTGGTCAGATAACACGGAAGACTGGTTGTTTAAACAAATGGAATTTGGTAATAAAATAGCCAAAGAATTAGTTGACAAATATAAAAGCCGTTATCCGGATACGTTGTACGGATGGTACTGGGATTGGGAAATTGATAATCTCAATTACACAACTTACAATCGCCAGCTATCGCTTATCAATGCTTTAAATATAAATATAGATTATTTGAACAATCTTACTCCCCAAATGCCGGTTATGCTATCTCCTTTTATGAATTACAAGGTAGGAGATAATGCCTTTAATTATCGAAAAATGTGGGAGAAAGTATTTGCAGGAGTTCATTTCAGGAAAGGAGACATCTTCTGTCCGCAAGATTGTATGGGAGCTGGCGGATTAACTACTGATAATGCAGGGGAGTGGTTTAAGCAGTTGGCCGAAGCTGTAAAAACCAAGCCTGGATTGTTATTCTGGTCGAATGCCGAAAACTTTGATCAACGCTTCTGGACGTCTGCCACTTTAGACCGTTTCATAAACCAGCTTCAGATAGTAAAACCGTATGTAAGTAACTATGTTTCCTTTACTTATAGCTATTATTACAGTCCTTATAAAGTGAATAAGTACTTTGATGAGGCGTATTCTTTCTATGTGGAAAATGGCTTTTTACCTTTTATTCCAAGTCCGGCTCCAGTCGAGGATTTTGCAATTAAAGTAGATGAATCCAATAAAATCAACCTAAGTTGGAATGCCCCTTACGATAAAGAAAATATAGTAGGCTTTCAAATCTTTCGCAATGATGTGTTGATTGCAAATTATCAATATACCATTTCACAATATTGCCAGACATCCTACACAGAAAACGAGAAGCTAAGTGCAGGAGTGTATAAATACAGCGTGTGTTCATACAACTCTATCAATAAATACTCTTCAAAATGTAGTGTGGAATGCACTGTGAATTGA
- a CDS encoding SIS domain-containing protein: MSEFLKEIREQPAALRDTLHYYLQGDGVEKLRSVVDLWNTGKYDKIIFTGMGSSYFISYAATCLFNKHDITSFAINAGELLHYQFSLLNSKSLLVCISQSGESFEIVNLIQKLSKDVTIISVCNEEKSFLAKHTKISLLSKAGREEMTSTKTFVSSYLVVYILSLALVGKFNDKVVPKIEKMIYVVDYLINHSDQWLPDSMALLAHTPFIQLIGRGPVYATVKQSALMFMEATGTPSSGTLGGEFRHGPMEMVKEGFKAIVFAPSGGTYTQSVSMAKDISKYGGKVIFITNKTSIFNDRNIFNITIPLLESDLFAIPAVVPLQLIVNQWAIENSTIPGVFTRGAKVTAVE; the protein is encoded by the coding sequence ATGAGCGAATTTCTAAAAGAAATAAGAGAACAACCAGCTGCATTGAGAGATACTTTGCATTATTATCTACAAGGTGATGGGGTTGAAAAGTTGAGAAGTGTTGTTGATCTTTGGAACACAGGCAAATATGATAAAATTATTTTTACTGGGATGGGAAGTTCTTATTTTATTTCCTATGCTGCTACTTGTTTGTTTAATAAGCATGACATAACTTCATTTGCAATTAATGCAGGGGAATTATTACATTATCAGTTTTCATTGCTTAACAGTAAAAGCTTGTTGGTTTGTATTTCACAATCAGGAGAAAGTTTTGAGATAGTAAACCTTATTCAGAAGCTCTCAAAGGATGTAACAATAATCTCTGTATGTAATGAAGAGAAAAGCTTTTTAGCAAAACATACAAAAATTTCTCTTTTGAGCAAAGCAGGCAGAGAAGAGATGACATCAACAAAAACTTTTGTTTCCAGCTACTTGGTTGTATATATTTTATCGTTAGCTTTAGTTGGTAAATTTAATGATAAAGTAGTTCCTAAAATTGAAAAAATGATATATGTGGTTGATTATCTGATTAATCATAGTGACCAATGGTTGCCTGATTCTATGGCATTGCTTGCTCATACTCCATTTATTCAGTTGATAGGAAGAGGACCAGTTTATGCAACGGTAAAACAAAGTGCTTTGATGTTTATGGAAGCAACAGGTACTCCTTCTTCGGGGACATTAGGAGGTGAATTCCGACATGGTCCGATGGAAATGGTCAAAGAAGGATTTAAAGCTATCGTTTTTGCTCCATCTGGTGGAACATACACTCAATCTGTATCTATGGCAAAAGATATTTCAAAATATGGAGGGAAAGTTATTTTTATAACCAATAAAACTTCAATATTTAACGATAGGAATATTTTTAATATAACAATTCCTCTTTTAGAAAGCGATTTATTCGCCATACCAGCTGTTGTTCCATTACAATTAATTGTTAATCAATGGGCTATAGAAAATAGTACGATACCAGGAGTGTTTACTCGCGGAGCAAAAGTTACAGCTGTAGAATAA
- a CDS encoding MFS transporter has product MGKKYTLLLFLISLIYVAFGLVTSVIGVIIDKFQTQYHVSLQVAAFLPFAFYLAYGLFSIPFGLLMDKISARLVLFIGMILLTLGCFLLYLCNNYIVVILMIFFIGIGVTAIQTAGNPFIRELDAPKRYTANLTIIIGIGALGYAFSPILVPIFQDHGFSWRIVYLLFGFINLALLGALTFVKFPAVKILDEEKIELHTITFLLKNPIIITYALGILLYVAAEVGTSSYIIVFLSKVHHVEANCSFWQTNSFWRTAFPSIGALIVALFWLFQALGRLVMGFLMKFYRPRTIFIVHSAGTCIAILIAIFAPKIISLAMFALVGYFTSVLFTSIFSGAIQSFDKYHGTISGILCTAVVGGGLGGLLVGFIGDISDLRTAMIFNVLAFLYVFGLSVFGKGNVNGTK; this is encoded by the coding sequence ATGGGGAAAAAATATACGTTATTATTATTTCTTATATCATTAATCTATGTTGCTTTTGGATTAGTTACTTCAGTAATTGGCGTAATAATAGATAAGTTTCAAACTCAGTATCATGTCTCTTTGCAGGTTGCAGCTTTTTTGCCTTTTGCTTTTTATCTGGCATATGGACTTTTCTCAATCCCCTTTGGGCTATTGATGGATAAGATTAGTGCCAGATTAGTTTTGTTCATAGGAATGATTCTTCTTACTTTGGGGTGTTTCCTGTTATATCTGTGCAATAATTATATTGTGGTTATTCTTATGATTTTTTTTATTGGGATTGGTGTTACAGCTATTCAAACAGCTGGGAATCCTTTTATACGTGAATTAGATGCCCCAAAGAGATATACAGCAAATCTAACTATTATTATCGGAATAGGAGCTTTAGGGTATGCATTTAGCCCTATATTGGTTCCAATATTTCAAGATCATGGCTTTTCATGGAGGATTGTTTACTTGCTCTTTGGATTTATCAATTTAGCACTTCTAGGTGCACTGACCTTTGTTAAATTCCCAGCGGTTAAGATATTGGATGAGGAAAAAATAGAGCTACATACAATTACATTTCTCTTAAAAAATCCCATTATTATAACTTATGCATTGGGTATACTTTTATATGTTGCAGCAGAAGTTGGTACATCGTCATATATCATTGTTTTTTTGTCTAAAGTACATCATGTAGAGGCTAATTGCAGTTTTTGGCAAACGAATTCTTTCTGGCGAACGGCTTTCCCATCTATTGGTGCCTTGATTGTTGCATTGTTTTGGCTATTCCAGGCATTAGGACGATTGGTTATGGGCTTTTTAATGAAGTTCTATCGTCCCCGGACTATTTTTATTGTTCATAGTGCAGGAACATGCATTGCAATTTTGATAGCCATCTTTGCACCGAAAATAATTTCTCTTGCTATGTTTGCTTTGGTTGGCTATTTTACCTCAGTTCTGTTTACCTCTATTTTTAGTGGAGCTATTCAAAGCTTTGATAAATATCATGGAACAATTTCCGGAATATTGTGTACTGCTGTTGTTGGAGGTGGATTAGGAGGTCTTTTAGTAGGATTTATTGGAGATATATCTGATTTAAGAACAGCAATGATTTTTAATGTTCTGGCTTTTTTATATGTGTTTGGTTTGTCTGTTTTTGGTAAGGGTAATGTAAATGGAACTAAATGA
- a CDS encoding sugar-binding domain-containing protein, which produces MKKLIIIFTLISSVVNAQQIVLKNNWYIKNSIEVNTKDKDVSSTDFQQQEWYKTSVPSTVLNAFVKSEVYPDPRVGMNNFLIPDVSDSFNSKHGLSKYSYLKGGQNPWKDPYWYRTEVVLPKQYKGKKIWLTFKGINYRADIWVNGHLVADHSQVVGMFRRFKFDITPFAEADKKNCIAVKIYQVDNPGTPDPGTQFEVFGNTRGHATDIFKDETMKMSGGWDCAPVVRDRNMGIYQDVIIDATGDVAIENPYVITTLPMHNTSRADIQLKTEIKNTSNQKIEGTLTAQIDLLTDIDFPSYTKHLEGYMPAIKISKKVYLNPDETKEIEFDPKDYQVLSIENPYLWYPNGYGEQYLHHLKLTFQVEGKVSDTKELNFGIREIKTDLKQIGDDFGRIFYVNGKRVFCKGGWLQPDVLLNSDRKRIFDEARLLAEANVNIVGNEDAPSPSDETIESYDKYGLMYWEVFFQCWRMYPGTETAHYPLDHNLAVEEVKDIIKRYRNSPSVIAWFTANEVIVDEDLYNSTRKVVKSLDTTRPFIPTTSYDWDVDKLTPYMKADLPTGTTDDGAPDYNWNPASYYFDKVEEVHLQMFRNELGVPSIPLYSSLRKFIPTVVSDSLKNKKNPIYPLDSIWAEHGAWDGPNYCFRSYDNAIRTLYGNPSTVQEYVIKAQYVNADSYRSMFEAANHRMWDITSGVMLWKLNSCWPDVGWQIYDWYLNPNASYFFAKKAMEPIHIQMNANSSRLSVINATHKSLHGLILNAKVIDSKMNIRWSFTDTLSVDSSSYKENQVIPKINNITPIYFVKLELKDNSGRLISDNLYWYCSQHEDFSPLTVLPKVKLSQDVDIKETDKEYKITLNLNNRTKQLSFFNHLILRNPITHQEVLPVFWSDNFVTLFPDEDKIITAVVAKADMNGQRPIVDIE; this is translated from the coding sequence ATGAAAAAACTTATTATAATTTTTACGTTAATCAGTTCAGTTGTTAATGCACAGCAAATAGTGCTTAAGAATAACTGGTATATTAAAAATTCAATAGAAGTTAATACGAAGGATAAAGATGTTTCTTCTACTGATTTTCAGCAGCAGGAGTGGTACAAAACATCTGTACCTTCAACTGTACTAAATGCTTTTGTTAAGAGCGAAGTTTATCCGGACCCAAGAGTGGGGATGAATAATTTCTTAATACCCGATGTTTCCGATTCATTTAATTCTAAACATGGACTTTCAAAATACAGTTATTTAAAAGGTGGACAAAATCCCTGGAAAGATCCTTATTGGTATAGAACAGAAGTAGTACTTCCTAAACAATATAAAGGGAAGAAAATTTGGCTAACTTTTAAAGGTATAAATTATAGAGCCGATATTTGGGTTAATGGTCATTTAGTTGCTGACCATAGTCAGGTAGTTGGAATGTTTCGTCGTTTTAAATTTGATATAACTCCATTTGCTGAAGCTGATAAAAAGAATTGCATTGCAGTTAAAATCTATCAGGTAGACAACCCGGGAACTCCTGATCCGGGAACTCAATTTGAGGTATTTGGAAATACACGGGGGCATGCTACTGATATTTTCAAAGATGAAACAATGAAGATGTCTGGTGGCTGGGACTGTGCACCTGTGGTAAGAGATCGTAATATGGGTATTTATCAGGATGTAATTATTGATGCTACAGGAGATGTTGCTATTGAAAATCCATATGTGATAACCACTTTGCCGATGCATAATACATCCAGAGCGGATATACAATTAAAAACAGAAATCAAAAACACTTCAAATCAAAAGATAGAAGGAACACTGACTGCACAGATTGATTTACTAACTGATATAGACTTTCCTTCTTATACAAAACATTTGGAAGGATATATGCCTGCTATTAAGATTTCTAAGAAAGTATACCTTAACCCTGATGAGACAAAAGAAATTGAATTTGACCCTAAAGACTATCAGGTTCTTTCTATAGAAAATCCTTATTTATGGTATCCCAACGGATATGGAGAACAATATCTTCACCATTTGAAACTAACTTTTCAGGTTGAAGGAAAAGTATCGGATACAAAAGAACTTAATTTTGGAATTCGTGAAATTAAGACTGATTTAAAACAAATAGGAGATGACTTCGGGCGAATATTCTATGTAAACGGTAAACGCGTTTTTTGTAAAGGAGGATGGTTGCAACCAGATGTGTTGTTGAATTCTGACAGAAAGAGGATTTTTGACGAGGCACGATTATTGGCAGAAGCGAATGTGAATATTGTTGGTAATGAAGATGCACCTTCTCCTTCAGATGAAACTATTGAAAGTTACGATAAATACGGTTTGATGTATTGGGAAGTCTTTTTCCAATGTTGGAGAATGTATCCCGGAACAGAAACGGCTCATTATCCTTTAGACCATAATCTGGCTGTTGAAGAGGTGAAGGATATTATAAAAAGATATCGGAATAGTCCGAGTGTTATAGCATGGTTCACTGCTAATGAGGTCATTGTTGATGAAGATTTATATAACTCTACAAGAAAGGTTGTTAAGTCATTGGATACTACTCGTCCATTCATACCAACAACAAGTTATGATTGGGATGTTGATAAATTAACTCCATACATGAAAGCGGATTTACCAACAGGCACAACTGACGATGGGGCTCCGGATTACAACTGGAATCCTGCATCATATTACTTTGATAAAGTAGAGGAGGTTCATTTGCAGATGTTTCGCAATGAATTAGGAGTTCCTTCAATTCCTCTTTATAGCAGCTTACGTAAGTTTATACCTACGGTAGTTTCAGATTCATTGAAAAACAAGAAGAATCCAATATATCCTTTGGATAGTATATGGGCTGAACATGGTGCCTGGGATGGGCCGAATTATTGTTTCAGATCTTATGATAATGCTATTCGTACATTATATGGTAATCCTTCTACTGTGCAGGAATATGTTATAAAAGCTCAATATGTGAATGCTGATAGTTATCGGTCTATGTTTGAGGCGGCCAATCACCGAATGTGGGATATTACAAGTGGAGTAATGCTGTGGAAGCTGAATTCATGTTGGCCCGATGTGGGCTGGCAAATCTATGATTGGTATCTTAATCCCAATGCATCGTACTTCTTTGCAAAAAAAGCAATGGAGCCTATTCATATCCAAATGAATGCCAATAGTTCCAGATTATCAGTTATTAATGCTACGCATAAATCTCTGCATGGTTTAATTTTGAATGCAAAAGTCATAGATAGCAAGATGAATATAAGATGGTCATTTACTGATACGCTTTCTGTTGATTCCAGTAGCTATAAAGAGAACCAGGTTATTCCTAAGATTAACAATATTACTCCAATTTATTTTGTTAAGCTTGAGTTGAAAGATAATTCCGGACGTCTGATATCAGATAATTTGTATTGGTATTGCTCTCAGCATGAAGATTTCTCTCCACTTACCGTTTTGCCAAAAGTAAAATTGAGTCAGGATGTTGATATTAAAGAAACAGATAAGGAATATAAAATAACGCTGAATTTAAATAATAGAACAAAGCAACTTTCGTTCTTTAATCATTTGATTCTTCGTAATCCTATTACTCATCAGGAGGTGTTACCTGTTTTTTGGAGTGATAACTTTGTGACTCTTTTTCCTGATGAGGATAAAATTATTACTGCAGTAGTTGCAAAAGCGGATATGAATGGTCAGAGACCGATTGTTGATATAGAATAA
- a CDS encoding ROK family protein, which translates to MKNNKVAIGVDIGGTKIKTGLVRSDGQIIGESITIPTGASEQKEAIVGRIIESINHFLHIAQCENIDIQGIGMGVTGPLDIKNGKILQCPNLPTMDFYPLRETIKEHFKIPVFMNNDANAMILGESLWGAGKGFDCVLGVTLGTGFGCAIIKQNEIWIGATETAGEIWISPYKKGIIEDYVSGNAINRIFKKRSGKDCSAIEVADFARKGDEIAIKTWNEFSKALAYALAWSVNLIDPDVIVLGGSIANSMDLFLSSVEKMLRKHICPVPAETIRIAKAQLGDNAGFAGAAALVFS; encoded by the coding sequence ATGAAAAACAATAAAGTAGCTATTGGAGTAGATATTGGTGGAACCAAAATTAAAACAGGATTGGTTCGCTCTGACGGTCAAATAATTGGAGAATCTATCACAATCCCAACAGGAGCTAGTGAACAGAAAGAAGCGATAGTTGGCCGAATTATTGAGTCTATAAATCATTTTCTTCATATAGCCCAATGTGAAAATATTGATATTCAGGGTATTGGAATGGGTGTTACCGGTCCTTTAGATATTAAGAATGGAAAAATATTGCAGTGCCCTAATCTTCCAACTATGGATTTTTATCCTTTAAGAGAAACGATAAAAGAACACTTCAAAATACCCGTGTTTATGAACAACGATGCAAATGCAATGATCTTAGGAGAATCTCTTTGGGGAGCAGGTAAAGGTTTTGATTGTGTGCTTGGTGTAACTTTGGGTACAGGATTTGGATGTGCTATCATTAAACAAAATGAAATATGGATAGGAGCTACAGAAACAGCAGGTGAAATCTGGATCTCACCCTATAAAAAAGGAATTATTGAAGATTATGTATCAGGCAATGCTATTAACCGTATCTTTAAAAAGAGATCAGGGAAAGATTGTTCGGCTATTGAAGTTGCCGATTTTGCAAGGAAAGGTGATGAGATAGCTATAAAAACATGGAATGAGTTTAGCAAAGCTCTTGCTTATGCACTTGCATGGTCTGTAAATCTTATTGATCCCGATGTGATAGTCCTTGGAGGTTCCATTGCTAATTCAATGGATTTATTCCTTTCTTCTGTAGAAAAAATGTTGCGTAAACACATATGTCCTGTTCCTGCAGAAACTATTCGCATTGCAAAAGCTCAGTTAGGAGATAATGCCGGGTTTGCAGGAGCCGCCGCATTAGTCTTTTCTTAA
- a CDS encoding DUF4434 domain-containing protein — protein MDRRNFLKTCGLTSASLLIGSDAFANPFSEWKRTPQIKPIMGSWFEFTHGYAPEGKYWNSVLPQFTEAQWKAKVWEISETGMQYLVLMAVANAGKTFYPSKLQPQYDYACSDPLEAILSAADECGIKFFVSNDFWGNWEDGNKLMTDSDVLKLRETAMEEIAEKYSHHKSFYGWYYPNESGLWNTIDETTINYVNRCNKVAKELTPHSVNLIAPYGTKSIRLDDNYVRQLEKLDVDIIAYQDEIGVKKTKVGYAGKYYEGLYKAHAKAGRARLWADMEIFEFEYDVYKSALVPADFNRILKQMEDISPFVENILVYQYMGIMNKPGSSAFVGHPGSTKLYTDYMNWLKAQE, from the coding sequence ATGGATAGACGTAATTTCTTAAAAACCTGCGGACTGACATCTGCATCATTATTAATAGGTAGTGATGCATTTGCCAATCCATTTTCTGAATGGAAAAGGACTCCTCAGATTAAACCTATTATGGGATCTTGGTTTGAATTTACTCACGGATATGCCCCAGAGGGTAAATATTGGAATTCTGTATTGCCTCAATTTACAGAAGCACAATGGAAAGCCAAAGTTTGGGAAATTAGCGAAACAGGTATGCAATATCTTGTTTTGATGGCTGTGGCTAACGCTGGAAAAACATTCTATCCTTCAAAACTTCAACCCCAATATGATTATGCTTGCAGTGATCCATTGGAAGCTATTTTATCAGCAGCCGATGAATGTGGCATTAAATTTTTTGTCAGTAATGATTTTTGGGGTAATTGGGAAGATGGGAATAAACTGATGACTGATTCAGACGTTCTTAAGTTACGTGAAACAGCTATGGAGGAGATTGCAGAAAAGTATTCTCATCATAAAAGTTTCTATGGATGGTATTATCCCAATGAGTCCGGGCTGTGGAATACAATTGACGAGACCACTATTAACTATGTGAACCGATGTAATAAAGTTGCAAAGGAATTAACTCCTCATTCTGTTAATCTGATAGCTCCGTATGGAACAAAATCAATTCGTCTAGACGATAACTATGTGCGGCAACTTGAAAAGCTTGATGTTGATATTATTGCTTATCAAGATGAAATAGGAGTAAAGAAAACCAAAGTTGGGTATGCCGGAAAGTATTATGAAGGCTTATATAAAGCTCATGCCAAAGCTGGTAGGGCTAGGTTATGGGCCGATATGGAAATCTTTGAATTTGAATATGATGTGTATAAAAGTGCTTTGGTTCCTGCCGATTTTAACAGAATATTAAAGCAAATGGAGGATATTTCTCCTTTTGTTGAAAATATCTTAGTTTATCAATATATGGGTATTATGAATAAACCGGGATCTTCAGCTTTTGTTGGTCATCCAGGTTCAACAAAGCTGTATACCGATTATATGAATTGGCTTAAGGCTCAGGAATAG
- a CDS encoding two-component regulator propeller domain-containing protein, giving the protein METNRKVFLLLFLFVTFCSYSQNKWTTLRISDTFSPKNDISAIQFDKAGNMWVGTWCGLYKMIDGKWESAGNQNAYIQAFYIDNQNAKWVGAWGGGLSKSDDGASWTTIKDIQPAGAINIITADRNGTVWFGDWNCGVLSLKNSKWTAYKPEQITLGDNTVTSIACDSKNNKWFGTYHGITVYNELAGSKLYNRENSKLPANDVYSLCADSKNNIWIGTTNGLALFNGKSWTIYKKENAGLPSNLILSIAQDQKGFIWVGTDKGVSLFNGKKWTTYTVENSPLVDNRVQTIKVHQNKIYIGTGKGISIVECN; this is encoded by the coding sequence ATGGAAACTAATAGAAAAGTATTTTTATTATTATTTTTGTTTGTAACATTCTGTTCTTATTCACAGAATAAATGGACTACTCTGAGAATTTCAGATACCTTTTCTCCTAAAAACGATATTAGTGCCATTCAGTTCGATAAGGCTGGCAATATGTGGGTAGGAACCTGGTGTGGATTATATAAAATGATTGATGGCAAATGGGAGTCAGCTGGTAATCAGAATGCCTATATCCAAGCATTTTATATAGATAATCAAAATGCAAAATGGGTAGGAGCCTGGGGAGGTGGTCTAAGTAAAAGTGACGATGGGGCATCTTGGACTACAATAAAGGATATTCAACCTGCAGGTGCAATAAATATTATTACTGCCGACCGGAATGGAACTGTTTGGTTTGGCGATTGGAACTGTGGAGTGCTCTCTTTAAAGAATAGTAAATGGACTGCATATAAGCCGGAGCAAATAACTTTGGGAGATAATACGGTGACTTCAATTGCGTGTGATTCTAAAAATAATAAATGGTTTGGAACCTATCATGGCATTACAGTCTACAATGAATTGGCTGGCTCCAAATTATACAATAGAGAAAATAGTAAGTTACCGGCCAATGATGTCTATTCATTATGTGCAGATTCAAAAAATAACATTTGGATTGGCACAACAAATGGTTTAGCCTTGTTTAATGGAAAGAGCTGGACTATATATAAAAAAGAGAATGCAGGTTTACCATCTAATCTTATACTTAGTATAGCACAAGATCAAAAAGGATTTATCTGGGTTGGTACTGATAAAGGAGTCAGTCTTTTCAATGGAAAGAAATGGACCACTTATACAGTTGAGAATAGCCCATTGGTCGATAACAGAGTACAAACTATAAAAGTACATCAAAATAAAATTTATATTGGAACCGGTAAAGGTATCTCTATTGTAGAATGTAACTAA